One Nitrospira sp. DNA window includes the following coding sequences:
- a CDS encoding outer membrane efflux protein, with product MRRLWRILCVVPALSVVNLMQPLPGSAAESSGIPELRLSLHEAIQASIDNNVNVRLLKERIAAAQSAANTSLGAMLPNVSGYLNGRSQTVNLAAFGLPPDRLSGLGLSRSVTDPFEVYDARASLVQNLFSLSLIQRWRAAKTGVEVATLEAEVAKRDVMATVGLLYMETLRADEAVKARRADMELSQQLLKLAQDRKAAGVATGLDVTREEVQLENTRQRLLVSQNDQESARLNLIRALGIDFDVRMVLTDTLTFVEVVHEKPEQALAVAQENRTELKAQANRQRLASLSHSSVASERVPSLALNGDYGWIGIRPDETPATRTLGITLSVPIFDGGQREGRISETRSKVRQEAIRMKDVSDQVSLEVRNALLTLESSTQQVGVSQKGFDLALKELAFARDRFAAGLTTNIEVTNAQTSVARARDNVIEALFRFNASRINLARAKGELEKVF from the coding sequence GTGAGGCGCTTATGGCGAATACTGTGTGTGGTGCCGGCCCTTTCGGTTGTGAACCTGATGCAGCCGTTACCTGGGTCGGCAGCAGAGTCGTCGGGGATTCCTGAGTTACGCTTGAGTCTGCACGAGGCGATTCAGGCCTCCATCGACAACAACGTCAATGTGCGTCTGTTGAAGGAGCGCATCGCTGCGGCCCAATCCGCCGCCAACACCAGCCTTGGTGCGATGCTGCCCAACGTGTCGGGCTACTTGAACGGTCGCAGCCAGACCGTCAACCTCGCTGCTTTTGGTCTTCCGCCGGATCGCTTGTCCGGTCTGGGCCTTTCCCGCAGCGTCACGGACCCCTTCGAAGTCTATGACGCAAGGGCGAGTCTCGTGCAGAACCTCTTCAGCCTCAGTCTGATTCAACGCTGGCGGGCCGCCAAGACCGGCGTGGAGGTGGCGACTTTGGAGGCCGAAGTGGCGAAACGTGATGTGATGGCGACCGTGGGTTTGTTATATATGGAGACCTTGCGGGCCGATGAAGCCGTCAAGGCGAGGCGGGCGGACATGGAGCTGAGCCAGCAATTGCTCAAGCTGGCGCAGGATCGCAAGGCTGCCGGGGTCGCGACCGGCCTCGACGTGACGCGCGAGGAGGTGCAGCTGGAAAATACCCGCCAGCGATTGCTCGTGTCGCAGAACGATCAGGAGAGCGCGCGGCTGAATTTGATTCGGGCGTTGGGCATCGATTTCGATGTGCGCATGGTCTTGACGGATACCCTCACCTTCGTCGAGGTGGTCCATGAGAAACCGGAGCAGGCGCTCGCCGTCGCGCAGGAAAATCGGACCGAGTTGAAAGCCCAGGCCAATCGCCAGCGGCTGGCGTCGCTGTCTCATAGTTCGGTCGCCAGCGAGAGGGTACCTTCGTTGGCGCTCAACGGCGACTATGGGTGGATCGGGATCAGGCCGGACGAAACGCCGGCGACACGTACCCTGGGGATCACCCTCTCGGTACCGATCTTCGACGGAGGGCAACGGGAGGGGCGTATTTCCGAAACGCGCAGCAAGGTCCGTCAAGAAGCGATCCGCATGAAAGACGTGTCGGATCAGGTGTCGTTGGAGGTGCGCAATGCCTTGCTCACGCTGGAATCCTCCACGCAGCAGGTGGGCGTGTCGCAGAAGGGATTCGATCTGGCGCTCAAGGAACTGGCCTTCGCGCGCGATCGGTTTGCGGCGGGGTTGACGACGAACATCGAGGTGACGAACGCCCAAACGTCGGTGGCGCGGGCCAGGGATAACGTCATCGAGGCCCTGTTCCGGTTCAACGCGTCCCGGATCAATCTGGCACGGGCGAAGGGAGAATTGGAGAAGGTGTTTTAA